The Armatimonadota bacterium genome has a segment encoding these proteins:
- a CDS encoding Uma2 family endonuclease, translating to MAVTERHLTAEQFLQMPKDGHKYELVNGEAKEVPTGGLHGDIAIVIAVLLAPTAWKYGRVFDSSTGFYMQSGNIRCPDVSFMRRERLPDGVPPRGFIDGAPDLCVEIISPSEEALDSWAKIGEYFESGASQIWHVFPEARRVVVYKSLDDVHTYLADETVDGGELLPGVSFRVGEVLPA from the coding sequence ATGGCCGTCACTGAGCGCCACCTCACGGCGGAGCAGTTTTTGCAGATGCCGAAGGATGGGCACAAATACGAACTGGTGAACGGGGAGGCAAAGGAAGTGCCAACGGGAGGATTGCACGGGGATATTGCGATTGTTATCGCGGTCTTGCTTGCGCCCACTGCATGGAAGTATGGCCGTGTCTTTGATTCCAGTACGGGATTCTACATGCAGTCGGGGAATATCCGCTGTCCGGACGTGTCGTTCATGCGTCGGGAGAGGCTTCCGGACGGCGTGCCTCCTCGCGGCTTTATAGATGGCGCTCCCGATCTGTGTGTGGAGATCATCTCCCCGAGCGAGGAAGCGCTTGACTCCTGGGCCAAGATCGGCGAGTACTTCGAGTCCGGCGCAAGCCAGATATGGCATGTCTTTCCGGAAGCCCGCCGCGTCGTCGTGTACAAGTCCTTGGACGATGTGCACACTTACCTTGCGGACGAAACGGTGGACGGCGGCGAGCTGCTC
- a CDS encoding N-acetylmuramoyl-L-alanine amidase translates to MLFRIIGLVAALCLAAPLAAQNLPKQPDTRTTPAPNEDKNLTQPVTPVTPDYPLATWIPANRRNFQRADRPNDFNIDMVVIHDIEGSAEGCLSWFQDVRARATSHYVVSASGQVYQMVQEKDVAWHAGNLDINKRSVGIENSGYAYRPGFYNPAEYEGLAKLVRDITVRHRVPRDRQHIIGHYEVPNPDRPGSFGGGSGHTDPGPYWDWDAFMTLVKEDSRLVSSNYPAAIRPGELVPVTATFTNTGDDAWVANNKGTEDPNVAAVGGTYLGTWAPFMHVSPFFNYKFTTSPTMLSSVTSGDTAPGSQGKFSFSILGPRTLGPVAEEYRVTHYPAAPKTPTAFGEVLKVSVIVKPWSMEFPAADAAFTGKGWNVKGMVRWRTAAAGDPFEWKPLLPISGKWDVYARWPQAAGRVSSAVFTIGGQKEPGAATVDQRKGRGAWVKLGRYTIDDAKALSVSLTTDSTKGTIVADCLKFEGPFPDEGPGR, encoded by the coding sequence ATGCTGTTTCGAATCATCGGGCTGGTAGCCGCCCTGTGCCTCGCCGCCCCGCTGGCGGCACAGAACCTGCCCAAACAGCCGGATACGAGAACCACACCGGCGCCCAACGAAGACAAGAACCTCACCCAGCCCGTGACTCCGGTGACCCCGGACTATCCCCTGGCCACCTGGATCCCCGCGAACCGGCGGAATTTCCAGCGCGCGGACCGGCCGAACGATTTCAATATCGACATGGTCGTCATCCACGACATCGAAGGCTCGGCCGAGGGCTGTCTATCGTGGTTCCAGGATGTGCGGGCCCGCGCCACCTCCCACTACGTGGTAAGCGCGTCCGGCCAGGTCTACCAGATGGTACAGGAGAAAGACGTGGCGTGGCACGCCGGAAACCTGGACATCAACAAGCGCTCGGTGGGCATCGAGAACAGCGGTTACGCCTATCGCCCCGGTTTCTACAACCCGGCCGAGTACGAAGGCCTGGCGAAACTGGTCCGCGATATCACCGTCCGACACCGGGTGCCCCGCGATCGGCAGCATATTATCGGGCACTATGAAGTCCCGAACCCGGACAGGCCGGGCTCATTTGGCGGCGGCAGCGGGCATACGGACCCGGGGCCGTACTGGGACTGGGATGCCTTCATGACCCTCGTGAAGGAGGATTCCAGGCTCGTATCCAGCAATTACCCGGCGGCCATTCGCCCCGGTGAGTTGGTACCGGTGACCGCGACTTTCACCAACACGGGTGACGACGCGTGGGTGGCGAACAACAAGGGAACGGAGGATCCGAACGTCGCGGCGGTTGGCGGCACTTACCTGGGAACCTGGGCCCCGTTTATGCACGTCAGCCCGTTCTTCAACTACAAGTTCACCACCAGCCCCACAATGCTCTCCAGCGTGACAAGCGGAGACACCGCGCCGGGGTCACAGGGGAAGTTCTCGTTTTCCATCCTCGGTCCCCGGACGCTGGGACCTGTGGCCGAGGAATATCGCGTAACGCATTACCCGGCGGCGCCGAAAACGCCCACCGCGTTCGGGGAGGTGTTGAAGGTCAGCGTGATCGTCAAGCCGTGGAGCATGGAGTTTCCCGCCGCTGATGCCGCGTTCACCGGAAAGGGATGGAACGTCAAGGGAATGGTTCGGTGGCGTACGGCGGCTGCGGGCGATCCGTTCGAATGGAAGCCGTTGCTCCCGATCAGCGGAAAGTGGGATGTGTATGCCCGCTGGCCGCAGGCCGCGGGGCGTGTGAGCAGCGCGGTCTTCACGATCGGCGGGCAGAAGGAGCCCGGCGCCGCAACGGTAGACCAGCGGAAGGGCAGGGGTGCCTGGGTGAAACTGGGCCGCTACACGATCGACGATGCCAAGGCACTCTCCGTCTCGCTGACAACAGATAGCACGAAGGGGACGATTGTCGCCGATTGCCTGAAGTTCGAAGGGCCGTTCCCGGACGAGGGGCCGGGCAGGTAG